The genomic DNA GTCCACTGCCGACACGTAGCGGAACGCCCCGCCATGCGGCCCGCCGCTGCCACGGAACTGCACGGTCGTCGTCAGGCCTTCGCCGACCGGGATACGAATCGCGCCCTCGGGATGGAACAGCGCGATGGCATCGAGCCCGCCGCTGGCTTTCTGCGCCGCCGTCAGGCTGTCGACGGTACTGTCCCACAAGGGCGCGATGGCGCGCGCTTGCAGCGCCACCGCCACCGTGGCCAGCGACAGGGTGGGATAGTAGCCGTTGCCGATCTTCTGCAGCAGCGGCGTGGAACGCACCACGCCATCGCGGTCCGGCAGCACGCTGAAGATGCCGGCGCCCTGCGCGGCCTGCTGCAGCCGGGCGATATTGGCCTCGTAGCCACGGGCCTGCCAGGCATCGAGCGTGCGGCCGTTGAGCGAGTCCTGGGTGAACGCCGGCGGCGGCAGCACGCCCTTGGCCTGCTCGCCCGCCGTGGCATAGCCCAGCACCACGGGCTGGCCGGCCATCGCGGCCGCCAGCAGGCCGTCGTAGTCCATGCGCGCGCGCAGCTGCTCGAGCTGCGCCGGCAAGCCCGGCACCTCCTTCAGCTCGCGCCGCGCCAGCGCCTCGAGCACGGCGTAGCCGGAGCTGTTGTCGGCTTCCGGAAACGACACGTCGAAGCCGACGGCGGCCACGCGGTAGTGGCGGGTCAGTTGCGTGACCAGGCGCGCCATCACGTCGCGGCTCCAGGGGAAGCGGCCGATGGCGGAGAGGCTCTTGTCGTCGATGTCGACGATGACGACGCGCGGGTCGAGCCGGGCCGGCTCCACCCGCATGCGTAGGCCGGCGACGAAGGTGTCGAACCGCTCCAGGGCATCCAGGCCCAGATGGCCCGTCACGTGCAGTGCCGCGGCCGCGGTCAGCAGCAGGCCGCACAGCCAGCGCAAGCCGTGCTTGCGGGCGGCCGCGGCCAGCGCGCCCGCCCGCTTCACGGGGTATAGCCCGGGATCGCCGCCTCGTCCACCTCGTCGATCTGGGCCGGGTCCAGGTGGCGCCGGGCGAACTCCAGGTAGACCTTGCGGCGCACGAAGATGTCGAACAGGGCCGGATCGATATGGCCGTTCAGGCTGAAGCGGCCCAGTATCTGCAACGCCTCCGTCAGCGTCTTCGGCGTCTTGTAGGGGCGGTCGTTGGCGGTGAGCGCCTCGAAGATGTCGGCGATCGCCATCACGCGCGCGGGGATCGACATCTCGTCGCCGCGCAGGCCCTTCGGATAGCCCTTGCCGTCCATCCGTTCATGGTGGCCGCCGGCGAACTCCGGCACGTGGCGCAGGTGCTTCGGCCACGGCAGCGACTCCAGCATGCGCACCGTCATGACGATGTGGTTGTTGATGATCGCCCGCTCCTCGGCCGTCAGCGTGCCGTAGCGCACCGTCAGGTTGGCCACCTCGTCGGCGCTGAGGAAGGGCTGCTCCACGCCGTCCGGATCGGTCCAGCGGCGCGCCGCGATCTGGTGCACGCGCTGCTCGTCCTCATCAAGCATGCCCTCGCCACCCACGTTGGCGCGGCGCAGGAAATCGCGCTCCTCGCGCAACCTGGCCTGCTCCTGCAGCAGCCGCTCGCGCAGCGCGTCCGGATCGCCGCCGGCCAGCTGCTGCTTCAGCGCGCGGATCTCGGCATCGCGCAGCAGTACCTCGAAGCGCGTATCCACCAGGCCGATGCGGTCGTAGATGGTCTGCAGCTTGGTGGCCTTGTCCACCACGTGCACCGGCGTCGTGATCTTGCCGCAGTCGTGCAGCAGGCCGGCCAGCCACAGCTCCTTGCGGTCCGCGTCGCTCATGCGGAACAGCGCCATCGGTCCCTCGCGCGTCTCGTGCACGGCCTCGGCCAGCATCATCGTCAGCTCGGGCACGAACTGGCAGTGCCGGCCCGTGTACGGCGACTTCTCGTCGATGCCGATGTTGATCAGGTTGACGAGCGCCTCCAGCAGCTCTTCCAGCTGGCGCACCAGCGACTGGTTGGTCAGCACGACGGCCGCCTGCGCGGCCAACGCCTCGATGAAGCGCTGGTCGGTCGGCGAAAACGTGGTGATCGCACCCTTGCCGGGCGCGCGCGCGTTGA from Pseudoduganella armeniaca includes the following:
- a CDS encoding HD domain-containing phosphohydrolase, coding for MQELNHAQIAQRLDQLTELSVALGASHDTDLLLERILLVAKSITNADGGTLYRPSADGRMLCFHLSVNDTLGLHLGGSSGKSADIAPVPLSGERGEPNLSSVAAYAANMRRSVNIADVYHADDFNFSGMRAFDQHFGYRSQSFLTVPMHDHAGELLGVLQLINARAPGKGAITTFSPTDQRFIEALAAQAAVVLTNQSLVRQLEELLEALVNLINIGIDEKSPYTGRHCQFVPELTMMLAEAVHETREGPMALFRMSDADRKELWLAGLLHDCGKITTPVHVVDKATKLQTIYDRIGLVDTRFEVLLRDAEIRALKQQLAGGDPDALRERLLQEQARLREERDFLRRANVGGEGMLDEDEQRVHQIAARRWTDPDGVEQPFLSADEVANLTVRYGTLTAEERAIINNHIVMTVRMLESLPWPKHLRHVPEFAGGHHERMDGKGYPKGLRGDEMSIPARVMAIADIFEALTANDRPYKTPKTLTEALQILGRFSLNGHIDPALFDIFVRRKVYLEFARRHLDPAQIDEVDEAAIPGYTP